In Candidatus Binataceae bacterium, one genomic interval encodes:
- a CDS encoding cob(I)yrinic acid a,c-diamide adenosyltransferase, which produces MAIRLTHIYTRTGDKGTTALVGGARVAKESGRIESYGTIDELNSVIGIVRTYLPKYIFKFGNEGEWYFECLRRIQNELFDVGSELATPADGEYEGMHKMSAAEVAKLEEEMDKMEEELESLKSFTLPGGGELNAFLHLARTVCRRAERQLWRLKREEPVNEHLIIYVNRLSDHLFVQSRWVAKRLGEPEFLWDRGLRLDAPEIKAARRRAAARQLATRRRAKS; this is translated from the coding sequence ATGGCGATTCGGCTCACACATATCTACACGCGCACTGGAGACAAGGGCACGACCGCTCTGGTAGGGGGAGCCCGGGTCGCGAAGGAAAGCGGCCGTATCGAAAGCTATGGGACGATCGACGAGCTCAATTCCGTCATCGGCATCGTCAGGACCTACTTGCCGAAATATATCTTCAAATTCGGAAACGAAGGCGAATGGTATTTCGAGTGCCTGCGACGCATCCAGAACGAGCTGTTCGATGTTGGCAGCGAACTGGCGACTCCCGCCGACGGCGAATACGAAGGGATGCACAAGATGAGCGCGGCGGAAGTAGCCAAGCTCGAGGAAGAGATGGACAAGATGGAGGAAGAGCTCGAATCGCTCAAATCCTTCACCTTGCCCGGCGGTGGCGAACTGAATGCATTTCTGCATCTGGCCCGCACCGTGTGCCGGCGCGCGGAGCGTCAGCTATGGCGCCTCAAGCGCGAGGAACCCGTCAACGAGCACCTCATCATTTACGTCAACCGCCTCAGCGACCACCTGTTCGTGCAATCCCGCTGGGTCGCGAAGCGGCTTGGCGAGCCCGAGTTTCTGTGGGATCGCGGATTGCGCCTCGACGCTCCGGAAATCAAGGCGGCGCGGCGCAGGGCCGCGGCCCGGCAATTGGCGACACGCCGCAGGGCAAAATCCTGA
- a CDS encoding GNAT family acetyltransferase, which produces MLTVRSYAPADFEKVVALWEACELTRPWNDPASDIEFCVGSENSILLVGVAGGESKIVATAMVGHDGHRGWIYYVAVAPKHQEKGAGREIMAHAEGWLAQRGVPKAMLMIRETNKKVIGFYERLGYAVEQRVVMGRWLKKPHH; this is translated from the coding sequence GTGCTGACCGTCCGTTCGTATGCCCCTGCCGATTTCGAAAAGGTGGTTGCGCTGTGGGAGGCGTGCGAGCTCACGCGTCCATGGAACGATCCGGCTTCTGACATCGAGTTCTGCGTAGGCTCCGAAAATTCGATATTGCTTGTGGGTGTCGCTGGTGGCGAGTCGAAGATCGTGGCGACCGCGATGGTGGGCCACGATGGTCATCGTGGATGGATCTACTATGTCGCAGTCGCCCCCAAGCATCAGGAGAAGGGAGCAGGACGCGAGATCATGGCGCATGCCGAAGGGTGGCTGGCTCAGCGAGGGGTGCCAAAAGCGATGCTGATGATTCGCGAGACCAACAAGAAAGTAATCGGCTTTTACGAGCGGCTTGGCTACGCGGTCGAACAGCGGGTAGTTATGGGGCGGTGGCTGAAGAAGCCGCACCATTGA
- a CDS encoding nitroreductase family protein has protein sequence MEAIEAIKSRRVQRGFSTRDVESDKLEHIVDAGRHAMSARNLQPWQFIVVRDRACLKKMGELCSTGRFVSDAPAAIVVLKNTENARWADVDCAQAVQNMAVAGWALGLGTCWVGNFDNLKICEMLGAPAPWAIFTILPFGYSDPKRPPESRPLRPKKEMVHYERYGNPSA, from the coding sequence ATGGAAGCGATCGAGGCCATCAAAAGCAGACGAGTGCAGCGCGGATTTTCCACGCGCGACGTTGAAAGCGACAAACTCGAGCACATCGTCGATGCAGGCCGGCATGCGATGAGCGCACGCAACCTGCAGCCCTGGCAATTCATCGTGGTGCGCGATCGGGCGTGCCTCAAGAAGATGGGCGAGCTTTGCTCGACCGGACGTTTTGTCTCCGACGCGCCCGCCGCGATCGTCGTGCTAAAGAACACCGAGAACGCGCGGTGGGCCGATGTCGACTGCGCGCAGGCGGTGCAGAACATGGCGGTGGCGGGTTGGGCGTTGGGACTCGGTACCTGCTGGGTCGGCAATTTTGACAACCTCAAAATCTGCGAGATGCTCGGCGCTCCCGCGCCGTGGGCAATCTTCACCATTTTGCCCTTCGGTTATTCGGACCCAAAACGGCCTCCCGAGTCGCGTCCGCTGCGCCCGAAAAAAGAGATGGTTCATTACGAGCGTTACGGGAACCCGAGCGCATAG
- a CDS encoding YiiX/YebB-like N1pC/P60 family cysteine hydrolase: MAERRKLNLFARLRQRLSDAAVRVLTKPLKSYELHSPNDMASLKRHIRKGDVVLVEGNERISECIKYLTQSSWSHSALFVGDEPLRRDPHKRGELVAEFGEEETFLVVEALVDRGVVLSPLTKYRDFNIRICRPYNLSTADLAEVLDEALRSVGANYDVKNVVDLGRYFLPVSLIPRRFRRTALQFGSGEPTRVICSSLLASCFNRVRFPIVPRYEQLPDDPIPTSRLALWPRRSTKPPGIWRQVSPTLITPRDFDLSPYFEIVKFNIIESMRFDYRKIRWADDAPLAQIKKGA; encoded by the coding sequence GCTCGACTGCGGCAGCGGCTTTCCGATGCCGCGGTCCGAGTTCTGACCAAGCCGCTCAAGAGCTACGAGCTCCATTCGCCCAACGACATGGCGAGCCTCAAACGCCATATCCGCAAAGGCGACGTGGTTTTGGTCGAGGGCAACGAACGGATTAGCGAATGCATCAAGTATCTGACCCAAAGCTCGTGGTCGCATTCGGCGCTGTTCGTCGGCGACGAGCCGCTGCGGCGGGACCCGCACAAGCGCGGCGAGCTGGTCGCGGAATTTGGTGAAGAGGAGACTTTCTTAGTCGTCGAGGCGCTGGTGGACCGCGGCGTGGTCCTCTCGCCGTTGACCAAGTATCGGGATTTCAACATCCGTATCTGCCGCCCGTATAATCTCTCGACGGCTGACTTGGCGGAGGTATTGGACGAGGCGCTGCGCAGCGTCGGCGCCAACTACGACGTCAAGAATGTGGTCGATCTGGGCCGCTACTTTCTGCCGGTCAGTCTCATTCCCCGTCGCTTTCGCCGCACCGCTTTGCAGTTTGGCAGTGGAGAACCGACCCGGGTGATCTGCTCCAGCTTGCTCGCTTCGTGCTTCAACCGGGTGCGCTTTCCAATCGTGCCGCGCTACGAGCAATTACCCGATGATCCCATTCCGACCTCGCGCCTCGCGTTGTGGCCGCGGCGGTCTACCAAGCCGCCGGGAATCTGGCGGCAGGTTTCCCCGACGCTCATAACGCCGCGAGATTTCGATCTCTCTCCCTACTTCGAAATCGTCAAGTTTAATATTATCGAGAGCATGCGGTTCGACTATCGGAAGATTCGATGGGCGGACGACGCGCCGTTGGCACAAATCAAGAAAGGCGCATAG
- a CDS encoding IS110 family transposase, whose translation MLYAGIDYHKRYSQVHVIDEQGRTRVTARLANDLASLRGFFGKLAEPCRAVVEAGWNWGVMYDWLDAIENVAEVELAHPYRVRAIAAAQVKTDSIDAHTLAQLLRVNLIPRAYVPGVETRRLRELVRQRVFLVRMRTMVKNRVQALLARQHVPLPAVSDIFGKRGRDYLSKLKLEGATQELLRQDLELLETLTEEVRATEKWLHQATQSDQRVGALRTIPGLGELLATVVALEIDRIERFETPAKLAAYAGLVPTTHSSGGHTFHGKLMPQSNKWLRWALVEAAWVAVRLDPYFRAHFAKRRAHKPAQSAIIATARRLLEVVWHVLKENRPYQSRPVTGPNRALNTSSAAFVAP comes from the coding sequence ATGTTGTACGCCGGAATAGATTACCACAAACGATACTCGCAGGTGCACGTCATCGACGAGCAGGGGCGAACCCGAGTCACGGCACGACTGGCGAACGACTTAGCCAGCCTGCGGGGGTTTTTCGGTAAGTTGGCGGAGCCGTGTCGGGCGGTGGTTGAAGCGGGCTGGAACTGGGGCGTGATGTACGACTGGCTGGACGCAATCGAGAACGTGGCCGAGGTCGAGCTGGCGCATCCATATCGAGTCCGCGCGATCGCGGCGGCCCAGGTCAAGACCGATTCGATCGATGCGCACACCCTGGCGCAGCTGCTGCGGGTCAATCTGATCCCGCGCGCCTATGTACCAGGAGTGGAGACCCGACGGCTGCGCGAGCTGGTGCGCCAACGGGTGTTCCTGGTGCGGATGCGGACGATGGTGAAGAACCGCGTCCAGGCGCTGCTCGCACGCCAGCATGTGCCGCTGCCGGCGGTGAGCGATATTTTCGGCAAGCGCGGACGGGACTACTTGAGTAAGCTTAAGCTCGAAGGCGCGACACAGGAGCTCTTGCGCCAGGATCTCGAGTTGCTCGAGACCCTCACGGAGGAAGTGCGCGCGACCGAAAAGTGGCTGCACCAAGCGACCCAGAGCGATCAGCGGGTGGGAGCATTGCGTACCATTCCGGGGCTCGGCGAACTTCTAGCGACCGTGGTGGCGTTGGAGATCGACCGGATTGAGCGCTTTGAGACTCCCGCCAAACTCGCCGCCTACGCCGGACTGGTGCCGACCACCCATTCCTCCGGCGGGCACACTTTCCACGGCAAGCTGATGCCGCAGAGCAACAAGTGGCTGCGCTGGGCGCTGGTGGAAGCGGCCTGGGTGGCGGTCAGACTCGATCCTTACTTCCGGGCGCACTTCGCCAAGCGCCGCGCGCACAAACCAGCCCAAAGCGCGATCATCGCGACCGCGCGCCGACTGCTGGAGGTGGTGTGGCATGTGCTCAAAGAAAATCGCCCCTATCAGAGCCGGCCAGTAACCGGTCCGAATCGAGCGTTAAACACTTCCTCGGCTGCCTTCGTCGCACCCTAG
- a CDS encoding rhodanese-like domain-containing protein — MPIKQFRPTEAFEALKQNPDAVYLDVRTEREFAQGHAAGAINIPVVFIKGPGQMQANPDFVEVVGKVLPKSRKLVVGCQAGGRSMRACEMLEEAGYTDLTNVAGGFGGQRDQSGNLVVAGWHESGLPVSTDLGDASYEAQRKKAGL; from the coding sequence ATGCCGATCAAGCAATTCCGGCCGACTGAGGCGTTCGAGGCTTTGAAGCAAAACCCTGACGCGGTTTACCTTGACGTTCGCACAGAGCGCGAATTCGCCCAAGGTCACGCCGCGGGTGCGATCAACATCCCGGTGGTATTCATCAAGGGGCCGGGACAGATGCAGGCGAATCCGGACTTTGTCGAGGTCGTCGGGAAAGTTCTCCCGAAAAGTCGGAAGCTGGTGGTAGGCTGCCAGGCAGGCGGGCGCTCGATGCGAGCGTGCGAGATGCTCGAAGAAGCCGGATACACCGATTTGACCAACGTGGCGGGCGGATTCGGCGGCCAGCGCGATCAATCCGGCAACCTGGTCGTCGCCGGATGGCACGAGAGCGGACTGCCGGTGTCGACCGATCTGGGTGATGCCAGCTACGAGGCGCAACGCAAAAAAGCTGGGCTCTGA
- a CDS encoding MBL fold metallo-hydrolase, whose product MADEPRLYLRQAQIGPMANYVYILGDPVSHKVAVVDPAWDTNAICDFVEKEGYEIDKILITHYHQDHLGGHMMGQSIEGSAEMLKRVKAKVYVNKHEAEGTKRVAGLSDSDLVKMDAGDVIKVGDIDVKFLHTPGHTPGSQCFLAAGNLIAGDTLFINSCGRVDLPGSDPEAMYYSLNRTLKSLDDSTVVYPGHAYSNESSSTIGKQKRTNMYLRFETLDDFLDAMGYARR is encoded by the coding sequence ATGGCGGATGAACCACGGCTCTACTTGCGCCAGGCACAGATCGGCCCGATGGCCAACTACGTCTACATTCTGGGTGACCCAGTTTCGCATAAAGTAGCGGTAGTCGACCCCGCCTGGGACACCAACGCGATCTGCGATTTCGTGGAGAAGGAAGGCTACGAAATCGACAAGATTCTGATCACTCACTACCACCAGGACCACCTGGGCGGGCATATGATGGGGCAAAGTATCGAGGGCTCTGCGGAGATGCTCAAGCGCGTCAAGGCCAAAGTGTACGTCAACAAGCACGAGGCAGAGGGCACTAAGCGAGTTGCGGGACTATCCGACTCCGACCTGGTCAAGATGGACGCCGGCGACGTGATCAAGGTGGGGGATATCGACGTCAAGTTTCTCCATACGCCCGGGCATACACCGGGGTCGCAGTGTTTCCTGGCAGCCGGAAACCTTATCGCGGGCGATACGCTCTTCATCAACTCATGCGGGCGGGTCGACTTGCCGGGATCGGATCCGGAAGCGATGTACTACAGCTTGAACCGGACCCTGAAAAGCCTTGATGATTCGACGGTAGTGTATCCCGGCCACGCCTATTCCAACGAGTCGAGCTCGACCATCGGCAAGCAGAAGCGGACCAATATGTATCTCCGTTTCGAGACCCTCGACGATTTTCTGGATGCGATGGGCTACGCACGCAGGTAG